The sequence TCTCCACGGAGCTCGACGAGGTCGTCGCGCTCGCCGACCGGATCGCCGTCATGTACCGCGGCGGCATCGTCGGCATCGTCCCGGGCGACACCCCGCGCGACGTGCTCGGCCTCATGATGGCCGGCGAGGTCCCGGCATCCGTCCCCACCACCACGACCGCCGGAGGGCGCCCCGCATGACCGACGACACCACTCGTCCCGAGGGCCACGGTCCCGAGGACCCGTCCGCGGGGCAGCTGCCCGCCTCCGGTCGCGAGTCCGGATCCGTGGGCGACCCCACGCGCTCGGAGGCGCCCGCGGGCGTGCCCGCCGTCGCCACCGCCGAGCCCGCCCCCGGCTCCGGCTCCGACGGCGGGGGATCCCGCGCCGGTCAGGTGCTCCGCGAGATCGCGAGCGGCAGCGCGCTGCTGTCGGTGCTCGCGGTCGTGCTGTCGCTCGTCGTCGGCGCCCTGCTCATCGCCGTCACCGACGAGGCGACGCAGAAGGCGGCCGGCTACTTCTTCAGCCGCCCGCTCGACACGCTGCGGGCCGGATGGGATGCGGCCAGCGGCGCGTACTCCGCTCTCTTCCAGGGCTCGATCTACAACTTCCGCCGCCCGGGCTTCGCGAACGGCATCAAGCCGCTCACCGAGACGCTCACCTTCGCCACCCCGCTCATCGCGGCCGGCCTCGGCGTGGCGCTCGCGTTCCGCGTGGGCCTGTTCAACATCGGCGCCCGCGGGCAGATGCTCATCGCCGCCGCGTGCGCCGGCTGGGTCGGCTTCAGCTTCGACATGCCGCCCGTGGTCCACCTGGTGCTCGCGGTCGGCGCGGGCATCCTCGGCGGCGCGGTCTGGGGCGGGATCGTCGGCCTCCTCAAGGCGCGCACGGGCGCGCACGAGGTGATCGTCACGATCATGCTCAACTACGTCGCGTTCTACCTCCTCTCCTACCTGCTGCGGACGCCGGGCCTCCTCCAGGCGCCCGGGTCCAACAACCCGAAGACCCCGGGCATGAAGGACAGCGCGGTCTTCCCCGCCCTCCTCGGCGACGGGTACTCGCTGCACGCGGGCTTCCTCGTCGTCGTGGTCGCCACGGTGATCGTCTGGTACCTCCTCAACCGCTCCGGACTCGGCTTCCGGTTCCGCGCGGTGGGCGAGAACCCGAGCGCGGCGCGGGTCGCGGGCATCGACGTCAAGAACTCGTACCTCTACGCCATGCTCATCTCCGGCGGGCTCGCGGGCCTCGCCGGGGCGAGCCAGGTGCTCGGCACGGTCACCACGGGCTTCAGCTCGGGGATCGACGCGGGCATCGGCTTCGACGCCATCACGGTGGCGCTGCTCGGCCGCAGCCGGCCGTGGGGCGTGTTCGTCGCGGGGATCCTGTTCGGCGCGTTCAAGGCCGGCGGGTTCTCCATGCAGGCGGCCGAGGGCGTGCCCATCGACATCGTCGTGGTCGTCCAGTCGCTCATCGTCCTGTTCATCGCGGCGCCGCCGCTCGTCCGGGCGGTCTTCCGACTGCCCGCGCCGGGCCAGGCGCGTCGCACCATCCGGATCCGGAAGGCGGCGCTCAGCTCGTGACCGCGACCACCCCCACCGCCGCGCCCACGCCGGCGCCCCACGGCCCCGCGGCCGCCGCCCTCGAGCGCGCCGTCGCGACGAGCTGGAAGGCGCCCGTCGCCTTCGGGATCTTCACCGTCGTCTCGCTCGTCCTCTTCGTGCTCCTCGGGCGCGAGGGATCCAGCACGTTCGGGCTCTCCACGGGCACCGACCTCATCCAGCTGGCGCCGCTCGTGCTGCCGACCGCCGCGACGGGCGTCGCCGTGACGGTGCTGCTCGCCGCGCTCACGGTGGTGTCCGCCCTGCTGGTGCGCCGGTCGGCGAAGGTGCCGCTGTGGCTCACGGTCGTGTTCGCGATCCTGTTCCTCGTGGCGTTCCTCACCTGGGCGTCCGCGGGCCAGACCATCCCCGTGCCCGGCCTCCTCGTCGGGACCGTGAGCCTGTCCGTGCCGCTCATCTTCGGCGCGCTCGGCGGCGTGCTGTCGGAGCGGGTCGGCGTCGTCAACGTCGCGATCGAGGGGCAGCTGCTCGCGGGCGCGTTCGTGTCGGCGGTCGTCGCCTCCGTGACGGGCCAGCCGCTCATCGGCCTCGCCTCCGCGATGGTGGCCGGCATGCTCGTGTCGTTCGTGCTGGCGGCCTTCGCCATCAAGTACCTGGTCGACCAGGTCATCGTGGGCGTCGTGCTCAACGTGCTCGTCACGGGCCTCACGAGCTTCCTGTTCTCGCAGGTGCTCTCGGCCGACCCGGGCACGCTCAACTCGCCGCCGCGCTTCGACCGCATCGACATCCCGGTCCTCGGCCAGATCCCCATCATCGGACCCGTGCTGTTCCGGCAGACGATCATCGTCTACCTCATGTACGTGGCCGTCTTCCTCGTCTGGTACTGCCTCTTCCACACCCGCTGGGGCCTCCGCCTCCGCGCGGTGGGCGAGCACCCGCAGGCCGCCGACACCGTGGGCATCAAGGTCGCGGGCACCCGGTTCTGGAACGTCTCCCTCGCGGGCGCGATCGCGGGCCTGGGCGGCGCGTTCTTCACGCTCGGCTCCGTCGGCGCGTTCAACAAGGAGATGACGGCGGGCGCGGGCTTCATCGCGCTGGCCGCGGTCATCTTCGGCCGGTGGGATCCGCTGCGCGCCACGCTCGCGGCCCTCCTGTTCGGGTTCGCGAGCAACCTGCAGAACGTCCTCGGCGTCATCGGGTCGCCCGTGCCGAGCGAGTTCATGCTGATGCTGCCGTACGTCGTGACCATCGCCGCGGTCGCAGGCCTCGTGGGGCAGGTGCGCGGCCCCGCCGCCGCCGGCAAGCCCTACGTGAAGTCGTGAGCGCCGTGGAGCCCGTGGAGTCGGGCGGCATCGACTGGGGGTCGCTCCGCGAGGCGGCCCATGAGGCCATGGGCCGCGCGTACGTCCCGTACTCGCGCTTCCCGGTGGGCGTCGCGGCCATCGCCACCGACGGCCGCGTCATCACCGGCTGCAACGTGGAGAACGCGTCCTACGGCCTGACGCTCTGCGCCGAGTGCGCGCTCGTCTCGGTCCTCCACCTCACGGGCGGCGGCCAGCTGGTCGCCTTCACGTGCGTGGACGGCGACGGGAACATCCTCATGCCGTGCGGGCGCTGCCGGCAGCTGCTGTTCGAGCACGCGGTGCCGGGGATGCTGCTGGAGACCGTGTCGGGGATCCGCACGATCGACGAGGTCCTGCCCGACGCCTTCGGGCCGAGCACGCTGGACGCCTACGGGGTCCGCCCGTGAGCGCCGCGTACGACGTCGTCGACCTGATCCGCGCCAAGCGCGACGGCGGCCGGCTCTCCACCGCCGAGATCGACTGGCTCGTCGCGGCGTACACCGACCGCTACGTGGCGGACGAGCAGATGGCCGCGCTCGCGATGGCGATCCTGCTCCGCGGCATGGACCGCACCGAGATCCGCGACCTGACGCTCGCCATGATCGCGAGCGGCGAGACCCTCGACTTCTCGGGTCTCGGCAAGCCCACGGTCGACAAGCACTCCACGGGCGGCGTGGGCGACAAGATCACCCTCCCGCTGATGCCGCTGGTCGCCTCCTACGGCGTCGCGGTGCCGCAGCTCTCGGGCCGCGGCCTCGGTCACACGGGCGGCACGCTCGACAAGCTCGAGTCGATCCCCGGCTGGCGCGCCGACCTCTCCACGGAGGAGATGGTGCAGCAGATGAGGGACCACGGCGGCGTGGTCTGCGCGGCCGGCAGCGGCCTCGCCCCCGCGGACAAGCGCCTCTACGCGCTCCGCGACACGACGGGCACGGTCGAGGCGATCCCGCTCATCGCCTCCAGCATCATGAGCAAGAAGATCGCGGAGGGCACGGGCGCGCTCGTCCTGGACGTGAAGTTCGGCGGCGGCGCCTTCATGACCGACATCGACCGGTCGCGCGAGCTCGCGCGCACCATGGTCGAGCTCGGCACCGACGCGGGCGTGCGGACGACCGCGCTCCTCACCGACATGGACGTGCCGCTCGGCCTCGCCATCGGCAACGCCAACGAGGTGCGCGAGTCCGTCGAGGTGCTCGCGGGCGGCGGCCCCGCCGACGTCGTGGAGCTCACCCTCGCGCTCGCGCGCGAGATGCTCGCGGCCGTCGGGATCCCCGACGCCGACGTCGAGGAGGCCCTCCGCGACGGCCGGGCCATGGACTCGTGGCGCGCCACCGTGCGCGCGCAGGGCGGGGATCCGGACGCCGCGCTGCCCGTGGCCCGCGAGACGCACGTGGTCACCGCCGAGCGCGACGGCGTGCTCGTGCAGCAGGAGGCGCTCCCGTTCGGCATCGCCGCCTGGCGCCTCGGCGCCGGACGCGCGCGCCAGGGCGACGCCGTGCAGCACGCCGCGGGAGTGGACCTGCACGCGAAGCCCGGGGACCGCGTCCGCCGCGGCGACCCGCTGTTCACGCTGTCCGCCGACGAGCCCGAGCGGTTCGCCCGCGCGCTGGAGTCGCTCGAGGGCGCCTACCGCGTCGGCGACCCGGAGGAGCACGTCGCGCGCGGCCCGCTCGTGCGGGAGCGCATCACCGCAGAGGGCTGATCCGGTCGCGTCCGGCCGCCGTCCGCGCGACGACGGCCGGGCGCGCCG is a genomic window of Clavibacter capsici containing:
- a CDS encoding ABC transporter permease, which codes for MTDDTTRPEGHGPEDPSAGQLPASGRESGSVGDPTRSEAPAGVPAVATAEPAPGSGSDGGGSRAGQVLREIASGSALLSVLAVVLSLVVGALLIAVTDEATQKAAGYFFSRPLDTLRAGWDAASGAYSALFQGSIYNFRRPGFANGIKPLTETLTFATPLIAAGLGVALAFRVGLFNIGARGQMLIAAACAGWVGFSFDMPPVVHLVLAVGAGILGGAVWGGIVGLLKARTGAHEVIVTIMLNYVAFYLLSYLLRTPGLLQAPGSNNPKTPGMKDSAVFPALLGDGYSLHAGFLVVVVATVIVWYLLNRSGLGFRFRAVGENPSAARVAGIDVKNSYLYAMLISGGLAGLAGASQVLGTVTTGFSSGIDAGIGFDAITVALLGRSRPWGVFVAGILFGAFKAGGFSMQAAEGVPIDIVVVVQSLIVLFIAAPPLVRAVFRLPAPGQARRTIRIRKAALSS
- a CDS encoding ABC transporter permease, coding for MTATTPTAAPTPAPHGPAAAALERAVATSWKAPVAFGIFTVVSLVLFVLLGREGSSTFGLSTGTDLIQLAPLVLPTAATGVAVTVLLAALTVVSALLVRRSAKVPLWLTVVFAILFLVAFLTWASAGQTIPVPGLLVGTVSLSVPLIFGALGGVLSERVGVVNVAIEGQLLAGAFVSAVVASVTGQPLIGLASAMVAGMLVSFVLAAFAIKYLVDQVIVGVVLNVLVTGLTSFLFSQVLSADPGTLNSPPRFDRIDIPVLGQIPIIGPVLFRQTIIVYLMYVAVFLVWYCLFHTRWGLRLRAVGEHPQAADTVGIKVAGTRFWNVSLAGAIAGLGGAFFTLGSVGAFNKEMTAGAGFIALAAVIFGRWDPLRATLAALLFGFASNLQNVLGVIGSPVPSEFMLMLPYVVTIAAVAGLVGQVRGPAAAGKPYVKS
- a CDS encoding cytidine deaminase, which gives rise to MSAVEPVESGGIDWGSLREAAHEAMGRAYVPYSRFPVGVAAIATDGRVITGCNVENASYGLTLCAECALVSVLHLTGGGQLVAFTCVDGDGNILMPCGRCRQLLFEHAVPGMLLETVSGIRTIDEVLPDAFGPSTLDAYGVRP
- a CDS encoding thymidine phosphorylase gives rise to the protein MSAAYDVVDLIRAKRDGGRLSTAEIDWLVAAYTDRYVADEQMAALAMAILLRGMDRTEIRDLTLAMIASGETLDFSGLGKPTVDKHSTGGVGDKITLPLMPLVASYGVAVPQLSGRGLGHTGGTLDKLESIPGWRADLSTEEMVQQMRDHGGVVCAAGSGLAPADKRLYALRDTTGTVEAIPLIASSIMSKKIAEGTGALVLDVKFGGGAFMTDIDRSRELARTMVELGTDAGVRTTALLTDMDVPLGLAIGNANEVRESVEVLAGGGPADVVELTLALAREMLAAVGIPDADVEEALRDGRAMDSWRATVRAQGGDPDAALPVARETHVVTAERDGVLVQQEALPFGIAAWRLGAGRARQGDAVQHAAGVDLHAKPGDRVRRGDPLFTLSADEPERFARALESLEGAYRVGDPEEHVARGPLVRERITAEG